In Microaerobacter geothermalis, the genomic window AAATTCAATTTAATGAAAATGTAGATATTAATATTGCAGATAAAAATGGGGAGATCATAAACTCTTCAGAAGACTATAACATCGGAATGCCTATAACCACCCCTTTAGATAGAACTCAAAAAATAGAGGCTGGGGAAAACCATTTGGTATTTAGAAATAGCAAAGTTATACTAAATAATGGAGAAACAATCTATCTGCAGGTTGTAAAAGATATGGAAAATGAATATGGATTTATGAAAATTCTTTTTTTATTGATGATTATGGCCGATGCTATCGGCATTATCCTTTCACTTTTCATAGGTTTTATTATAAGTAGAAGAGTATTAAAACCAATCGACAATATCACTAAAACAGCACAAAGTATCAGCATTCATGATTTAAATAGTAGAATAGAGGTTAAGGGGCCTGATGACGAACTCACAAGACTTGCAAGGACATTTAATGAAATGATTGACAGACTGCAATCTTCCTTCGAAAGACAAAGTCAGTTTGTGTCCGATGCTTCCCATGAACTTAGGACGCCAATCTCCATTATCCAAGGATATATTAATCTGATGGACAGATGGGGAAAGAAAGATAGGGAAGTTCTTCAAGAGTCAATAGATGCAATAAAAAATGAAACATCAAATATGACGGAACTCATAGAAAAATTACTCTTCCTGGCAAAAGGTGAAAGCGGAACCCAGAAGCTGATAAAAGAAGAATTTTGGTTAAATGAGTTAATCAATGAGGTCTTAAAGGAGAGTAGAATTTTGGCTCCAGATCGAGATATCTTTTCTAACCAAAATGATTCTCAACGTATTTATGCAGACCGAAGGCTGCTTAAGCAAATGTTGAGAGCTCTTATTGATAATAGTATAAAATTTACTTCAGAAAGTGGAAAGATAGAAATTAATGCCATCCATGATGGAGATCATGCAAAGATTATGATTTCTGATAATGGCATAGGAATTCCACAAGAAGAAATCCCCCTGATATTCAACCGGTTTTATCGTGTGGACAAGTCAAGGGTACGAAGTACAGGAGGAAGCGGATTAGGATTGTCCATTGTTAAATGGATTGTTAATAATCACGGGGGACGTATTTCTGTTAATAGCGCTCCTGAAAAAGGTACAAATATCATGATAATTCTCCCATTAAAATAGAGCATTTCTAGAAAGAGCCTGTAGGAAATTGCAGGCTCTTTCTAATGAAATTCTAATGTTTATCTAATAGTGTTTTAAGAAAGTGTTACTATACTAACTTTATACGAATGAAAGAGGGGGTGAGACTGATAGATTTAAAAGATGAGAACTTAAGTACATCAAAAATGAAAAAGGAGAGGATGTTCATGA contains:
- a CDS encoding sensor histidine kinase codes for the protein MSINFLRFTKISLKLTIIYAFLFSLVLILLNAAILYGVKYFLDDQAFQQVENTSNIMIDKLKDSDNEQKEPLDKEFVQEIQFNENVDINIADKNGEIINSSEDYNIGMPITTPLDRTQKIEAGENHLVFRNSKVILNNGETIYLQVVKDMENEYGFMKILFLLMIMADAIGIILSLFIGFIISRRVLKPIDNITKTAQSISIHDLNSRIEVKGPDDELTRLARTFNEMIDRLQSSFERQSQFVSDASHELRTPISIIQGYINLMDRWGKKDREVLQESIDAIKNETSNMTELIEKLLFLAKGESGTQKLIKEEFWLNELINEVLKESRILAPDRDIFSNQNDSQRIYADRRLLKQMLRALIDNSIKFTSESGKIEINAIHDGDHAKIMISDNGIGIPQEEIPLIFNRFYRVDKSRVRSTGGSGLGLSIVKWIVNNHGGRISVNSAPEKGTNIMIILPLK